One Glycine soja cultivar W05 chromosome 2, ASM419377v2, whole genome shotgun sequence genomic region harbors:
- the LOC114394162 gene encoding uncharacterized protein LOC114394162 produces the protein MAQNGDTEAQSPSTPEARPVGGTEFSWCKAVPIGTGVTVLSLLLSKPPQIAVVQNALHKLQNSHPILRSKIHLDPSNNTFHFLTPPTPTVQIHPFDLASTAHIIQCQSDGHDPFHVLLEHEMNQEDTWRDYAADVDVLHAAVYSISHDRFAVFLRLHTASCDRAAAVALLNELLRFVAGGDEASGEKVNSPIEDLIPEGKTNKPFWARGLDVLGYTLNAFRFANLSFVDAGSPRSSRIIRLQLNVAETENLLAGCKSRGIKLCGALAAAGMIAAWTSRCLPDYQREKYAVVTLVDCRSLLDPVLPSNHAGFYHSAVLNTHDVCGETETLWELAKKSYTAFVNAMNCNKHFTDMSDLNYLMCKAIENPGLTPSSSLRTALISVFEDPVFDDSAEMHGEIGLEDYVGCASAHGVGPSIAVFDTIRNGKLDCACIYPSPLHSREQIQGLVDHMKRILVEGCNSENQQIEP, from the exons ATGGCCCAAAACGGCGACACTGAGGCCCAAAGCCCATCAACCCCCGAGGCCCGGCCCGTCGGCGGCACCGAGTTCAGCTGGTGCAAGGCTGTTCCCATCGGCACTGGCGTAACGGTTCTGAGCCTCCTCCTCTCAAAACCGCCGCAAATCGCTGTTGTCCAAAATGCCCTCCACAAACTCCAAAATTCCCACCCTATTCTCCGCTCCAAGATCCATCTCGATCCCTCCAACAACACTTTCCACTTCCTCACCCCTCCCACTCCCACCGTCCAAATCCACCCCTTCGATCTCGCATCAACGGCTCACATCATCCAATGCCAATCCGACGGCCACGATCCCTTCCACGTGCTCCTCGAGCACGAGATGAACCAGGAGGACACGTGGCGCGATTACGCTGCCGACGTCGACGTACTCCACGCCGCCGTGTATAGCATCAGCCACGACCGCTTCGCCGTGTTCCTCCGCCTCCACACCGCTTCTTGCGACCGCGCCGCCGCCGTGGCGCTGCTCAACGAGCTCCTCCGCTTCGTCGCCGGCGGCGACGAGGCGAGCGGGGAGAAGGTAAATTCTCCGATCGAGGATCTGATTCCTGAGGGGAAGACGAACAAGCCGTTCTGGGCGCGTGGACTGGACGTGCTCGGGTACACGCTCAACGCGTTCAGGTTCGCGAATTTGAGTTTCGTCGACGCTGGCTCGCCCCGGAGTTCGAGGATAATAAGGTTGCAACTGAACGTAGCTGAAACCGAGAACTTATTAGCT GGATGCAAATCAAGAGGGATCAAACTTTGTGGGGCACTTGCTGCAGCTGGAATGATTGCTGCATGGACCTCTAGATGCCTTCCtgattatcaaagagaaaagtaTGCTGTAGTAACACTTGTTGATTGCCGCTCACTTCTTGATCCAGTCCTTCCCAGCAACCATGCTG GATTTTACCATTCTGCCGTCCTGAACACACATGACGTGTGTGGGGAAACAGAAACCTTATGGGAGTTGGCAAAGAAAAGCTACACAGCCTTTGTAAATGCTATGAACTGCAACAAGCATTTCACAGACATGTCTGACCTGAACTACCTCATGTGCAAGGCTATTGAGAACCCCGGTTTGACGCCATCGTCATCACTTAGGACAGCCTTGATCTCTGTGTTTGAAGATCCTGTCTTCGACGACTCGGCCGAAATGCATGGAGAGATTGGATTGGAAGACTATGTAGGTTGTGCTTCTGCTCATGGTGTTGGTCCATCCATTGCCGTATTCGACACCATACGGAATGGAAAGTTGGATTGTGCTTGTATATATCCATCACCCCTTCATTCAAGAGAGCAGATTCAAGGACTAGTTGATCATATGAAGAGAATACTTGTGGAAGGTTGTAACAGTGAAAATCAACAAATTGAACCATAA
- the LOC114394171 gene encoding auxin-responsive protein SAUR21-like has product MLGKKMVSLKKLAKRVKGVGGADHSDPPYQECLLKGYEEDKESPSSPTPTGFFALYVGEERQRYVVPTSYLSHPLFKMLLEKAYNEFGFAQRNGLVVPCSVSTFQEVVNAIECNNGNFDLGKIFEDFA; this is encoded by the coding sequence ATGCTAGGGAAGAAGATGGTATCACTGAAGAAACTAGCCAAAAGGGTGAAGGGTGTTGGAGGAGCTGATCACTCGGACCCTCCCTACCAAGAATGTTTGCTAAAGGGGTATGAGGAAGATAAAGAATCACCCTCTAGCCCAACCCCAACAGGGTTTTTTGCACTTTATGTTGGTGAGGAGCGTCAGAGATATGTGGTACCAACCAGCTACCTCTCTCACCCTCTATTCAAGATGCTGCTGGAGAAGGCCTACAATGAATTTGGCTTTGCACAGAGGAATGGCCTAGTGGTGCCATGCAGTGTTTCCACATTTCAGGAGGTGGTGAATGCTATTGAATGCAACAATGGCAACTTTGACTTAGGCAagatttttgaagattttgcTTAG